Genomic window (Dyadobacter fanqingshengii):
TGTTCGCTAAATTGGGTGAAATGAGTAAATAGAATGTTTGCAGGATAATCCAGGACGCCAAAAAGAGCTTTTCTCCTTTGCTTAAACCCGCAGACTTCTGGATAAAAAAATAAAGGAAATAACAGATCAAGATCAAAAATGGCATTAATCGCCAGATTGAATTTGCACCCGCAGGAAATGAATATTTTTGAAATAAGTGCAAAAATTGCGTGAGAACAGGCACTGCCAGCACATGAAAAAGTTTGTGTCTGGAAAAAGAGAAAAGACTTATTATACAATAGACATAGCATGTAAGAACCACTGCCGTTTGCATTTCATTTTCGCCAAATGTCAGCAGTTGGTCAAAGAACTTTCCGAAAATGGAGACAATTGCCACTGCAACCAGCATTTTTTTGAAGATTTCAAATCCTAGTTTAACCATGCGGCAATGGTGTTAAAGGTGAAATCAACCGATTTTGGATCAGTAAAATGAGTGAATGGCTTGATGACAGACAGCGCGTTTTGTGATTTTTGTTTATATAAACTGGCTTTCAATGCTGTATATAATTGATCCCTGCTCGTCACAAATTCGTCAAATTGCAAAGCATTTAGCGGAACCTGATGGTTGTAATCGTAAAGCCTTTTCACGGACTGGTGATAAGGGAGCGGATTATTGCCGTCATAGGCAATGCTGATTACCCGCTTTCCACAAGCCGCTGCATCCAGTTTCATCGTTGAAGCAAATTGAACGCATACGTCACAAATCCGCAGCGTTTGGGATAGTGAATCAAGGAAATCCAGCTCCGGAAACCAGTTGTAAAATCGATCATCACCCGACTTTGGCAAGTTCCCGGGATGCCAAATGCTGATAAATTCTTCCTCTGAAAGCTGATTATAGGCATCAACATTATCTGCTGGATGGCACCTTACGATAACGTGCAGATTGCCTTCAACCTTCGCAAACCTCAGGACATCTTTGATGACTTCGAGCTGATTTGGAAAGTGCCGCAACGCACTTGTAGCAATTAGAATTACTTGATTCCCAGACGGAACATTACAACGTTTTCTTGCTTCCGCATTTTGATTTTCAGAAGTCTTTTGAAAATAGCAGTCAAACCGCGGAATGCCGGTGGCGATCACTTTCGGTTCCGTAACATTAAAAATGGAGTAAAAGCTTAGAAACTCATTTTTCATGAAATCATTCCAGACCAGTGTGACATCATGATCCGCATTAATCACCCCTTTGGATGTCAGGTTATCCCAGCTGATGACCATTGCAAGAGATTTCACATGACGTCTCCGTAAAAAATTAACGATCCGATTTTCCCGCAAATCCAGTGGCGAGGAAGATATCACGCCATGAAAGTGAAAGGATAGGAGCGGTCTGAGTTTGATGGAAAATGAAGTCAGGAAAATGATAGACTGTCTGATAACCTTCAAAATCGATTTAGTGAAGCTCTTCTGATTTATCAGCCGAAGCATTTTGTGCATCCATTGCCATTCTTTGCGGCTCTGATATTTAATTTTTTGCGTCACAATGCTAAAACACTCGGCGAAAAAGGCCTTTTCAACCTTACGCAGGAAGGCAAGCCAAGCCGGTTGACAAGGCAAATCTAGATTAACAAGCTTCAAATCAAGACCGAACTGATCGTTAATCTGGTTCACTTCTGCGGAACGGATCATGGTTGACAATAAATACACATGATATTTCACTGCCAGTTTTTTTATTAAACCGCTGTGAATGATGTTGATAGCAGCATAGCTATTGGTGATCAGGATCAGGATTGGTTTTTTTGTTCTTTGCTGTAAACTTCCAGATGCAATTCCGCTAGCTTCCATTCCTGTTGTGTGTTAATGTTAAGATCTACCTCATTTTCAGGCTGGTACCCAATGCACCTTCCGCCCAGTAACCGGTTCCGATTGAGCAGGGACGTTTTGAGCAGATAAATATTGCCGTCACGATAATATGAATTGGGCAAATCCTGTCTGCGAGAGGGTAGGGCAACATCCGACATGAATCGTGAAAGTTGACCGTTTGACAAATGAAATGCCCACAGCGGATTGTATTTGTCGGGTGTTTTTTGAATTGTAGTCAGACTATCGGCATCCATTTTAAGCATATGTCGAATGGCATTGTCGATCAGATCGGGGCTTCGGAATGGCGAGGTGGGCTGCAAGAGACAAACATATTCAAACTCCGCCTTGCGCTCCTTGTAAAACTTTACCACATGCTGCATTACATCAATTGACGGGGTGTCATCGCACGAAATGGCGGCAGGCCTGATAAACGGCGCTTCAATCCGTTCCCAGGTTTTTGCAAAGGCAACAGTTTCCTCACAGTCGCTCGACACCACAATTGTGCTCAAAAGCTTCGATTGCAGCGCGGATTCGATTGTATACTGGATAAGGGGCTTGCCTCCGAGCAGTTTCATGTTTTTCCCCGGAACTTCTTTTGAGTCTTTTCGAGCGGGAATGATCGCCAGGATTGTTTTGTTCGTTTCCATCAGTAAGTGATTTGTTTATTGACACTTAACTTCATTTTGGCCAGTATGTCAGCGATCAGTATTCCTGCATCGCCCTTTCCGTATAGAGAAGCGCTCTCATAACACCCATGATCGAGCTGGATTTGTATGGCTTCCATAATTGCATTTAAACTAAAATCTGCATCAACCACATTGAGGGACCTCTCCCGGCCATGTTGCCGGCTTCCAATGTTCACAACCGGTGTGCCGAGCAAGGACGCTTCCCTGATGCCCGTGCTGGAATTGCCGACAAGGCAGGCGCAATGTTTAATGAGTTTTAGGAACGCCTCCGGATGAAGGTTTCGCAGGAAATGAATTTTCAGATTTTTACCCGTTTCACTGTATCGCTGTATCTCCTTCAATATCCGCGCAGCTCCATAATCGGGGTTTGGCGTGAACCAGAAGGTCGGAATGTTCAGTTCATCCACAGCCTTTAATAGACTCCAAAATTGGTCTTTGGTAAATCCGTGCTCTGTTGTAACAGGATGCTGCATAACTACGAGATATCGGCTTGCAGACGAAACGGACTGACAACTTTCGTAGTCAAATTGCAGAGATGCATCTTTTTTTACCTGAATGGCCAAGTCAATGGATGGACATCCCGTATGCCACACATTTTCAGGCACTTCTCCCATAGCTATCAATCTGTTGCGCGCACTGGCTGTGGCAACAAAATGGATATCCGCCAGCTTCGACACGGCGTGCCGGACCTTCTCATCAATGTTCCCAGTCACTTCGCCGCCCTGAACGTGCGCCAGGGGAATGTTCATAAAGGAAGCTGCGATGGCGGCAGACATGGTTTCGTATCTGTCGGCAATGGTCACCACAACATCCGGGCTGACATTTTCGAATACCGAGGCGAGTTCAATTACTCCCAGACCAGTCGTTTTCGCAGCGGCGGTGGAATTTTCATTTTCCAGCAGATTTGAAATTTTTATGATCTGATCAAAACCGTCTTGACTGACGAGTTTCGTAAGTCCGCCATACTTATCCAACATACAGCTGCCGGTAATCACAAGTTGCAGGCACAGTGACGGATGCACTTTGATTGCGATGAGGAGCGTTTTGATCCGGCTATAACTGGCTCTTGCAGTGATTACTACGCAAATTTTTCGTTTCATAGCAGGTCACTGGAATTTAGGAATGACCACTTTAACAGATCGTGCTTCAATTGCCTTCCTACAACCGTTTCAAAATGTGCAGCCAGGATGCCATATCCCGCCGGTTTCTTCGCTTCCAGATTTGCAAGCGTTATAATATGGCCCTTTTTGAGATCATTATTTATGGCCAGAGATTTACCAAAAATCGTTTTCAGCGTCGCATATTCCGAACAATCAGATTTGTCAACAGGGCATTTCAGAGCCGTTTCAATCTGTCTTACTCCCTTCACCAACTGCTTCACCTGATCGATATTGATCGAAGAAGTTGAATCCGGCCCAAACATTCTCTGATCAAATGTGACGTGAAATTCCAGGATTTCGGCGCCGCTGGCCACGGCCGCGAGGCTGGCAAAAATATCTCCCGAATGATCCGAAAAGCCAATCGGGATCTGATAACGTTCTTTTAAAGCTGGAATCACGTTCAAGCCCCATTGGTGCGGACCGGTGGGATACGACGAAGTACATTGTAGCAAGGATAGGCTGCATTTGTTCTTCATCTGCGCAATCACATTGTCGAGTTCAGCAAGTGAGCTCATTCCGGAAGAAAGGATAATCGTGTCTGCCATGTTTGCAGCAGTGGATAAGAGGAGAGCATTATTCATTTCCCCTGACCCGATCTTAATAGCGCGAGCCCCAATTCTTTCAAGTAGACTGACAGCGCTGATTGAAAACGGACTGGCTACAAAATCAAGCTTTTTCATTTCGCAATGCGCTTTCAGGCCTGCCCATTCTTCTTCCGAAAATTCCATTCTTTTCCAATAATCCATTCGGGAAGGATCTTCATAAGAGAATGTGGTTCGAAATGGCTCATGGATGCTGCTTTCAGCTTCCGCAATGTGAACCTGAAATTTGACTGCGTTCACGCCACTCGATGCAAGCGCATCAATGTAAGAGTGCGCCAACCCTAAGCTTCCTTCGTGCGCCTGCCCAATTTCTGCGATCATGTAAATTTCTCCATTCATAGTGTGGCCATATTTGTATTATGATTTAAAAATGTTTCGCTTTCGTGCATTTAGAAAATGCCGTTTCTCGGGCAAATAGTAACCGTAGCCGTAATTACTGCCGGGCGCTGCCCTAATGTCGTTCAGGATTAAATGCAATCCGCGCAATTGATTTTGATCCCGGATTTCTCTGATGATATCAAGCTGACTTTTGTATGTAAAACCCTGTCGGACAATGTATAATGATAAATCGGCCAGGTGACC
Coding sequences:
- a CDS encoding CDP-glycerol glycerophosphotransferase family protein, producing the protein MEASGIASGSLQQRTKKPILILITNSYAAINIIHSGLIKKLAVKYHVYLLSTMIRSAEVNQINDQFGLDLKLVNLDLPCQPAWLAFLRKVEKAFFAECFSIVTQKIKYQSRKEWQWMHKMLRLINQKSFTKSILKVIRQSIIFLTSFSIKLRPLLSFHFHGVISSSPLDLRENRIVNFLRRRHVKSLAMVISWDNLTSKGVINADHDVTLVWNDFMKNEFLSFYSIFNVTEPKVIATGIPRFDCYFQKTSENQNAEARKRCNVPSGNQVILIATSALRHFPNQLEVIKDVLRFAKVEGNLHVIVRCHPADNVDAYNQLSEEEFISIWHPGNLPKSGDDRFYNWFPELDFLDSLSQTLRICDVCVQFASTMKLDAAACGKRVISIAYDGNNPLPYHQSVKRLYDYNHQVPLNALQFDEFVTSRDQLYTALKASLYKQKSQNALSVIKPFTHFTDPKSVDFTFNTIAAWLN
- a CDS encoding N-acetylneuraminate synthase family protein, with protein sequence MNGEIYMIAEIGQAHEGSLGLAHSYIDALASSGVNAVKFQVHIAEAESSIHEPFRTTFSYEDPSRMDYWKRMEFSEEEWAGLKAHCEMKKLDFVASPFSISAVSLLERIGARAIKIGSGEMNNALLLSTAANMADTIILSSGMSSLAELDNVIAQMKNKCSLSLLQCTSSYPTGPHQWGLNVIPALKERYQIPIGFSDHSGDIFASLAAVASGAEILEFHVTFDQRMFGPDSTSSINIDQVKQLVKGVRQIETALKCPVDKSDCSEYATLKTIFGKSLAINNDLKKGHIITLANLEAKKPAGYGILAAHFETVVGRQLKHDLLKWSFLNSSDLL
- a CDS encoding acylneuraminate cytidylyltransferase family protein, with product METNKTILAIIPARKDSKEVPGKNMKLLGGKPLIQYTIESALQSKLLSTIVVSSDCEETVAFAKTWERIEAPFIRPAAISCDDTPSIDVMQHVVKFYKERKAEFEYVCLLQPTSPFRSPDLIDNAIRHMLKMDADSLTTIQKTPDKYNPLWAFHLSNGQLSRFMSDVALPSRRQDLPNSYYRDGNIYLLKTSLLNRNRLLGGRCIGYQPENEVDLNINTQQEWKLAELHLEVYSKEQKNQS
- the neuC gene encoding UDP-N-acetylglucosamine 2-epimerase, whose amino-acid sequence is MKRKICVVITARASYSRIKTLLIAIKVHPSLCLQLVITGSCMLDKYGGLTKLVSQDGFDQIIKISNLLENENSTAAAKTTGLGVIELASVFENVSPDVVVTIADRYETMSAAIAASFMNIPLAHVQGGEVTGNIDEKVRHAVSKLADIHFVATASARNRLIAMGEVPENVWHTGCPSIDLAIQVKKDASLQFDYESCQSVSSASRYLVVMQHPVTTEHGFTKDQFWSLLKAVDELNIPTFWFTPNPDYGAARILKEIQRYSETGKNLKIHFLRNLHPEAFLKLIKHCACLVGNSSTGIREASLLGTPVVNIGSRQHGRERSLNVVDADFSLNAIMEAIQIQLDHGCYESASLYGKGDAGILIADILAKMKLSVNKQITY